From Candidatus Gastranaerophilales bacterium, one genomic window encodes:
- the hisH gene encoding imidazole glycerol phosphate synthase subunit HisH, which translates to MKTVIVDYEAGNLKSVANMLTYLKTDFEITDNPKKILSADKIIFPGQGHFGQAMNNLERKGLADSIREAVAKDIPFLGICIGLQILFESSKEAPDVKGLGILEGEVKRFTKGKIPQIGWNKISTTKADNFLKNDYFYFVNSYYVKPKDKNIISSMCDYNGNFCASVQKNNLTAVQFHPEKSSTSGLEFFTRWINS; encoded by the coding sequence ATGAAAACAGTAATTGTAGACTACGAAGCAGGTAACCTTAAAAGCGTTGCGAACATGCTTACCTATTTAAAAACTGATTTTGAAATAACAGACAACCCCAAAAAAATATTATCAGCAGATAAAATTATTTTTCCGGGGCAAGGTCATTTCGGGCAAGCCATGAATAATCTTGAAAGAAAAGGTTTAGCCGACTCAATCAGAGAAGCTGTAGCTAAAGATATTCCGTTTTTAGGCATTTGTATCGGGCTGCAAATATTATTCGAAAGCAGCAAAGAAGCCCCTGACGTAAAAGGGTTAGGAATTTTAGAAGGTGAAGTGAAAAGATTTACAAAAGGTAAAATTCCTCAAATCGGTTGGAACAAAATTTCAACAACAAAAGCTGACAATTTTCTTAAAAATGATTACTTCTATTTTGTAAATTCATACTACGTAAAGCCAAAAGACAAAAATATTATAAGCTCAATGTGCGATTATAACGGAAATTTTTGTGCTTCAGTTCAGAAAAACAACCTAACAGCAGTACAATTTCACCCCGAAAAAAGTTCGACATCAGGTTTAGAATTTTTCACAAGGTGGATAAATTCATAA
- a CDS encoding DUF177 domain-containing protein, giving the protein MKVLISEIENLDNQSQNIKFCEIIDEFNPKKAVEANLSISLMGDEYINVKGNIKALLKLTCDSCLKEFEKDFSIEINETFARNSLFEEYKDEVELSEGSFIEDLNGSNEIDITDLIYQSVILNIPNKLVCGINCIGDENINKYIKTEVADPRLEIFKTIKIEKEKDN; this is encoded by the coding sequence ATGAAGGTATTAATTTCTGAAATTGAAAATTTAGACAATCAATCACAAAATATAAAATTTTGTGAAATCATTGATGAATTCAACCCGAAAAAAGCAGTAGAAGCAAATCTTTCAATCAGCTTAATGGGCGATGAATATATCAACGTAAAAGGAAATATCAAAGCACTGTTAAAATTAACTTGTGATTCATGTTTAAAAGAATTTGAAAAAGATTTTTCGATAGAAATCAATGAAACATTTGCTCGCAACAGCTTGTTTGAAGAATATAAAGATGAAGTTGAACTTTCTGAAGGCTCTTTTATAGAGGACTTAAACGGCTCAAATGAAATTGACATCACCGATTTAATTTATCAATCTGTAATATTAAATATTCCAAATAAACTTGTTTGTGGTATAAATTGTATAGGTGATGAAAATATTAATAAATATATAAAAACTGAAGTCGCTGATCCAAGATTAGAAATATTTAAAACTATCAAAATAGAAAAAGAAAAGGATAATTAG
- the rpmF gene encoding 50S ribosomal protein L32 translates to MAVPKKRTGHSAQGHRRSNWKATVPETTTCKNCGALVLTHTVCTECGYYKGKPASIKAEGNTVVEEVKEEKKAPKKTAKKAEQVETAETPAEETSEEKTEE, encoded by the coding sequence ATGGCAGTACCAAAGAAAAGAACAGGGCATTCAGCTCAAGGACATAGAAGATCAAACTGGAAAGCTACAGTTCCTGAAACTACAACTTGCAAAAATTGTGGTGCATTAGTATTAACACATACAGTTTGTACAGAATGTGGCTACTACAAGGGTAAACCTGCTAGTATAAAAGCTGAAGGAAATACTGTTGTAGAAGAAGTTAAAGAAGAAAAAAAAGCTCCTAAAAAAACAGCTAAAAAAGCTGAACAAGTAGAAACAGCTGAAACTCCGGCTGAAGAAACTTCTGAAGAAAAAACAGAAGAGTAA